ATGGATAATCTTTCCATAGAAAAATTTTAAGTGCTAAATATAATAAAGCTACCAAGAAACTTAATGTTCCCATAATAAAGCCAATAATTGTTGCTAATCTTAATGGAACTTTTGAATGGCTTGTCATTCCGAGCATTGCCGCATCAAATAACCTGTAAAAATTTGCTTTTGTTTTTCCTCTTTTTCTTGTAGGTTGTTTGAATTCGATTTTAGCTTTTTCGAAACCAATTTCACTTATTATACTTCTTATTAAAGGATTAGTATCATCAATGTTTCTGAGAATTTCAATAATTTGCTTATCGTATAATCCGAATCCCGTATAGTTTTTAACAAAATCAATTTCTGCATCAGATATTTTGCGGATAAAATTGTAGAATAATTTTCTAATAGTAAAAATAATTTTTGATTCTTCGCTGTTTGTTTTAACTCCTATAACAATTTTATTTCCTTCTTCCCATTTTGAAATAAAATCAGGAATTAATGATGGTGGGTCCTGAAAATCGCAAGCCATAAATAAAACTGCGTCTCCGGTTGCCTGAATTAAACCATAATATGGTGAGCGTATCCAGCCAAAGTTTCTTGAATTAATAATTACTTTTACTCTTTTATCTTTCTCGGCAATTTTTTTCAAAATTAAAACGGTATTGTCTTTAGAAGCATTGTCAATAAAAATCATTTCAAATCTATATTTATCTAATTTCTCAAAAATAGTTTTTACCTGAGAATATAGTTCTTCCACATTTTCTTCTTCGTTGTAACAAGGCGTAACAATGCTTATAAGCTTCATCTGTTTAAATTTTGTAAGTAATTATAATTCATGCTATTAATTTGTTATTTTAGTTAGTTAACTTTTTTAGTTACTCGCTCCCACAAAAATCCACCGCAAAACCTGCTCGTGAATATCCATGCCTTTCATTGTTGTCAAAAGCACTGCATTTATAATCATTTTCGGTTAATGTGAACTTTTTGTTTGCATGGATATTTCATTTTACTATTTTTTATCTTTATGAATAAAAATGTAATTTGTTTCTAACGTTGAATCGTCAACTTTTTCAAACTTTTCTAAATTATTATTTCTAATTACATAACAATTATAACCAATATTTGAAAAAAGAGCGAGAATATCATTAGGATGATAATTAAATTTAGCAGACCACTTTCTTAGTATTTCGGTAAAAACAACAGGTTTGTCTTTTTTTAAAGTTTCTATTGCACCTTTAAAAACAAGAAGTTCTGCACCTTCAACATCACATTTAATAAAATCTATTTTTAAATTATTTTGCTTAACAAATAAATCTACTTTAGTGAATTTACAATTAATTTTTTCAACTGAAGAATTACCTGATAGATTTGCAAGTGAAGAATTACCCATGCATTCGGGATAGCAATAAATATCAATATTTTTTTCTTCGTCTGAAAATCCGAAATTATATGTTTTTACATTAGTGATATTATTAATTGATAAGTTTGAATTAAGGTAATTAAATGTTTTCGAAACTGGCTCGAATGCGTGAATCTTAATGTTATTAAATTTTTTTGATAAATTTAAAGAATACCATCCTATGTTAGCTCCAATATCAAGTATTGTTGTTTCTTCTTTTACAAGTTCATTTATAAATTTTAATTCTTCTTTTTCAAATGAATTAAAATTTATAATTTCAATGGGTATTATTCTTTTGTCGTTTTTATCGCAAATCAATTTTATTCCGGAATCCCTGATTGTCATTACAACAGAATCATCAGATATTTCAATTTTTGAAATATCCGTATCTTTAATTACTTCAGAGTATTCGAATAAATATTTATGAATGTCGTGCATTTTGCTTATAAAATCGGCTTTCTCGATTTTCCCGTTTTTAAATTCTTCTTTCGTTTCTTTAATTGTTTTCATAGTAGCTAAGTATTGTTCTTTTTAATCCTTCGTTAATACTATATTTTGGTTCCCATCCAAGTATTTTTATTTTTGAAATATCAGGGCAACCCCTGTTAATTTTACTTTTTAAATATTCTTTTGATATTTCATGTTCATTTTTAATAACCTTAAGATTTTTTTCGGGAAATAAATTTACTAAAATATTTGCAAGTTCAATTATGCTTGTTTCTTTATCAAATCCTAAATTATAAGCTTCACCGTTTTTACCTTTTAATAATACAGTAAAAAAACCTAAAACAGCATCGGCAAGGTAGCAAAATGCCCGAGTGGCACTGCCATCACTTTTCATTACAATATTATTGTTATTAATTACATCTGAAACAAAATCGGCAAACACTCTGCCATCTTTAAAATCCATTCCCGGACCATAGGTGTGATAAAGTCGTATTATTTTAGTTGGTATTCCGTATTGATGAAACCAGCTAACACATATATTTTCTCCCATTCTTTTACTTTCGGCATAGCAAGACCTTACGTCTGTTGGATCCAAGTAACCAAAATCTTTTTCTTTTGTTGGTATTTTATTATCATCAACAATTCCATAAACTTCACCGCCGCTAAAAAACAAAAATCCTTTTGATGATTTTTCCTGTGCTATTTTTAAAAGATTTATTGTTCCAATTGTATTAGCACTTAAAGTTCCTACAGGGTCTTTCCCGAAATATTTTGGACTTGCCTGACTTGCTGCATGAATTATAAAATCAATATTTTCTTCTGGTTTTATTTTAATTGGCTCGCAAACATCCTGAACTAAAAATTTTAAATCTTTTCTGTTTTTATGATGTTCAAATTTTTTAAATGCTTTTTCTTTATTGCGGACTAATGCAATAATCTTGATGTTTTTATTTTGTTTTTCGTTAAGGTAAAGTAATGTCTCCACCATATATGCAGGAAGAAATCCATTTGCACCGGAAATTAATACAGTAGAATCAGAAAATTTATCCCAATCTAAATTGTGATTAATAATAAATTCAATATCTTCTTGTATGATTTTATTCAATTTTGTTGGAATCACTGTTTTTTTATTAAATATTCGGTTATTATTTTTCTGTCTCTTTCAGTATCTAACGATTGCCAAAACCCATTATATTTATATGCCCACAATTCTTTTGTTTTAACTAGTTCTTCAAGCACATCTAATTCGAAACTACAATTGTTAATTGATTTAAAACTATCAAGATTAAAAATATTTTTGTTTAATAAATAAAAACCTCCGTTTATATAATCTTTTTGAAAAACAGGTTTATCTGTAAATCCTTTTACTTCTTCACTGCTGCCATATAAACCTAAAATTCTGAAACGTGTAGGATAATGAACTGCTGTAACAGTTGCTGTTTTTTTGTGTGATTTATGAAAATCCATTAATTCATTTATATCAACATCGGAGTAAACATCACCATACGTTACCATAAATGTATCATAGTTTTCAACATGTTTTTTAATATTAAGTATTCTACTTCCTGTATTTACATTTTCTCCCGTATCAACAACTTCGATATTTATTTCTTTGCATAAATTTTTATTTTTTTCTATATATTTTTTTATTATGTCACCTTTAAAACCGGTTGTTATTATAAATTTTTTAAAATCATATTTCAGGAAATATTCAATAATAAATTTTAATAATGGCTCGCCATTTATATCAACCATGGGCTTTGGAATAATTTCATTGGAACCAACATTTGTTCCATTTCCACCGGCAAGAATTACTACAGGAATATTTTTATTTGAATCGCTCATAACTTATTTATCTTTTACTATATTTTTTAATTCATTTAATTGTGTTTTAAAACAAGAAAGTATCATTTCAACGTCAACTTTATAATTTAAATATTTAACTCCAAATTTCGACCATTTTTCGATACCTTCCAAAGTATCAGTGAAAATACCGGTTGAAATATTTTGTTTGTTACAAGCGTCAATAATTTTCTTTATTTCCTTAATCACTTTCTCATGCCATATTTGCCCAGGTATTCCAAGAGATTGGCTTAAATCATAGGGACCAATGAAAATTATATCCACGCCTTTAACTTTTACAATTTCTTCAATATTATCAGCGCCTTCTTTTCCCTCTATTTGAAGAATTATTAAACTTTTATTATTTGTTTCTTTAAGATAATCTTCTTTTGAAATATTTGAAAATTCAGCAGCTCTCACAAACCTGCATAGTCCTCTTTCTCCATCAGGAGAAAATTTCGAAAATTTAACTGCAAGTTCCGCATCGCTGGAAGATTTAATATGAGGAATCTGCAAGCCATGTATTCCCATATCCAACAACCATTTTATATAATTTTCCTGAAGCCCCGGAGTACGAACAATTAATTTTATATTTCTGTTTTCCGCAGCTAAAATCAACGGATAAATTTCATTGTGTGAAATCATTCCACCATGTTCAATGTCAACAATAGCGAAATCAAATCCGGCTATTCCTATCATTTCTATAATTTCCGGTCTTGGTATCCTGATAAATGGACCAAAAAGAAACTTATTTTTATTCAGCCAATCTTCTTTTTTCATTCGTTTAAAAATTATATTTTTATTTTTTTACTTTTTTCGTGAAGTTCAATTAGCATTTCTTTTTCCAATTGTTCTCTTGTAAGAAAAGGAAATAAATCTTCAATTGGTGGAGAAACCATAGTTCCGTCCGGATTCAAACTAAATGATAATTTTGGAACAAGCGGCTGTAAAGGATGAGTTAAAACTTCACAGATTACAGGTCCTTTTTCTTCCAAAACATCAGAAATTATTTTTGAAATTTCCTTACTGGTTTTTATTTTAAAAGTTTTAAAACCAAAAGCTTTTCCAACTTTAGCAAAATCGGGACAAGAAACACCCGATTCTTTTCCGGAACCTGTAAACTTTTTACCAAATAAACCCATTTGGGTATTTTTAATGGTAAGATATCCGTCATTTATATAAATAAAAATTTTGATAGGAAGCTTATGATGAGCAATAGTTTGAAGTTCCTGTAAATTCATCATCATAGAACCGTCTCCGGTAATCAATATAATTCGTTTTTTACCTGAAGCAAAACAAGCACCAATTGCACCGGGCATTCCATATCCCATTTCACCTAACCCTGTTGAAGTAATAATTCTTTGATCTTCATTAAGCATTATTGCTTGATGAGTACAAGTCAAAGCCGTTCCCATATCTGTAACTATTATTTCATCTTTTTTAAAATGTTTTGAAAGTTCTTCAATAAACTTATATGAATTCAAATATCCTTCAGTTTCTTTGTGTATTCTTTCATCAACAAAAGGATAATCTTTTTTCCATTTATTGCATCTTTCAATCCAATTATTTATTTCAGGAAGTTTAATTTCCGGTATTTTGTTAATTAATTTTTCTAAAAAATATTTTGCATCAGATTGAACAGTTATAAAACTATTAT
This is a stretch of genomic DNA from Bacteroidales bacterium. It encodes these proteins:
- a CDS encoding glycosyltransferase family 2 protein, which codes for MKLISIVTPCYNEEENVEELYSQVKTIFEKLDKYRFEMIFIDNASKDNTVLILKKIAEKDKRVKVIINSRNFGWIRSPYYGLIQATGDAVLFMACDFQDPPSLIPDFISKWEEGNKIVIGVKTNSEESKIIFTIRKLFYNFIRKISDAEIDFVKNYTGFGLYDKQIIEILRNIDDTNPLIRSIISEIGFEKAKIEFKQPTRKRGKTKANFYRLFDAAMLGMTSHSKVPLRLATIIGFIMGTLSFLVALLYLALKIFLWKDYPLGFASLIIGIFFFASIQLFFIGIIGEYIGAIYTQVMKRPLVIEKERINFDE
- a CDS encoding FkbM family methyltransferase — protein: MKTIKETKEEFKNGKIEKADFISKMHDIHKYLFEYSEVIKDTDISKIEISDDSVVMTIRDSGIKLICDKNDKRIIPIEIINFNSFEKEELKFINELVKEETTILDIGANIGWYSLNLSKKFNNIKIHAFEPVSKTFNYLNSNLSINNITNVKTYNFGFSDEEKNIDIYCYPECMGNSSLANLSGNSSVEKINCKFTKVDLFVKQNNLKIDFIKCDVEGAELLVFKGAIETLKKDKPVVFTEILRKWSAKFNYHPNDILALFSNIGYNCYVIRNNNLEKFEKVDDSTLETNYIFIHKDKK
- a CDS encoding NAD-dependent epimerase/dehydratase family protein, which encodes MIPTKLNKIIQEDIEFIINHNLDWDKFSDSTVLISGANGFLPAYMVETLLYLNEKQNKNIKIIALVRNKEKAFKKFEHHKNRKDLKFLVQDVCEPIKIKPEENIDFIIHAASQASPKYFGKDPVGTLSANTIGTINLLKIAQEKSSKGFLFFSGGEVYGIVDDNKIPTKEKDFGYLDPTDVRSCYAESKRMGENICVSWFHQYGIPTKIIRLYHTYGPGMDFKDGRVFADFVSDVINNNNIVMKSDGSATRAFCYLADAVLGFFTVLLKGKNGEAYNLGFDKETSIIELANILVNLFPEKNLKVIKNEHEISKEYLKSKINRGCPDISKIKILGWEPKYSINEGLKRTILSYYENN
- a CDS encoding sugar phosphate nucleotidyltransferase, with protein sequence MSDSNKNIPVVILAGGNGTNVGSNEIIPKPMVDINGEPLLKFIIEYFLKYDFKKFIITTGFKGDIIKKYIEKNKNLCKEINIEVVDTGENVNTGSRILNIKKHVENYDTFMVTYGDVYSDVDINELMDFHKSHKKTATVTAVHYPTRFRILGLYGSSEEVKGFTDKPVFQKDYINGGFYLLNKNIFNLDSFKSINNCSFELDVLEELVKTKELWAYKYNGFWQSLDTERDRKIITEYLIKKQ
- a CDS encoding aldolase/citrate lyase family protein; this encodes MKKEDWLNKNKFLFGPFIRIPRPEIIEMIGIAGFDFAIVDIEHGGMISHNEIYPLILAAENRNIKLIVRTPGLQENYIKWLLDMGIHGLQIPHIKSSSDAELAVKFSKFSPDGERGLCRFVRAAEFSNISKEDYLKETNNKSLIILQIEGKEGADNIEEIVKVKGVDIIFIGPYDLSQSLGIPGQIWHEKVIKEIKKIIDACNKQNISTGIFTDTLEGIEKWSKFGVKYLNYKVDVEMILSCFKTQLNELKNIVKDK